A genomic window from Triticum urartu cultivar G1812 chromosome 7, Tu2.1, whole genome shotgun sequence includes:
- the LOC125519930 gene encoding uncharacterized protein LOC125519930 — protein sequence MLLSREIVYMWRDIHGDPITGGWHMFRGRSVFRLREELARLLNAVQVLGVADLVMCLPTRDGRLFPLIVDLPSNRQSFHIVVVVAGTPPHAALRYADVDAE from the exons ATGTTGCTGTCGCGGGAGATCGTATACATGTGGCGGGACATCCACGGGGACCCCATCACCGGCGGCTGGCACATGTTCAGGGGGAGATCCGTCTTCCGCCTGAGGGAGGAGCTGGCCAGGCTGCTGAACGCTGTCCAAGTCTTGGGCGTCGCCGACCTTGTCATGTGCCTCCCCACACGTGATGGCCGGCTTTTCCCACTCATCGTCGACCTGCCCAGCAACCGCCAGAGCTTCcacatcgtcgtcgtcgtcgccgggACGCCTC CCCACGCGGCGCTGCGGTACGCGGATGTCGATGCAGAGTAG